One Marivivens aquimaris genomic window carries:
- a CDS encoding DUF2493 domain-containing protein encodes MAYDTANTYETIELFGLTEKDAQLPIPEDHVLTDHIVRESFEALLGQLRGTGLEAEIEPLAHGLATILQRRKVALGKEVDRTADKIGALAKSHDGSEIAETALEEAQARFVQLREIVSAIEVMSEAAAECYEIETGHAYIPAAGSRASVRAKETGAVFEARQLLEQHDRETAEKSKVEGVPLIVSGATDWTDVDVIFNTLDKVRERIKQNRNQEIFLCHKGGKHGAEMIAARWARARGVAQARFDPRWSAHGRAAPFKCNDEMLDDKFAATGVVLFGGNGVALNLGQKAEAKGLTVMRVADPAKKAAQD; translated from the coding sequence ATGGCTTACGACACTGCAAACACCTACGAGACCATCGAACTTTTCGGACTGACTGAAAAGGACGCGCAGCTGCCGATCCCGGAGGATCACGTTCTGACCGACCACATCGTCCGCGAGAGCTTCGAGGCTTTGCTCGGCCAGCTGCGCGGGACCGGGCTTGAAGCAGAAATCGAACCGCTGGCCCATGGGCTCGCGACGATCCTGCAGCGCCGCAAGGTGGCACTCGGCAAGGAGGTCGACCGCACCGCCGACAAGATCGGCGCGCTGGCAAAATCCCACGACGGATCGGAAATCGCCGAGACCGCGCTCGAAGAGGCGCAGGCGCGCTTTGTGCAACTGCGCGAGATTGTGAGCGCCATCGAGGTGATGAGCGAGGCGGCGGCGGAATGCTACGAGATCGAGACGGGCCACGCCTACATCCCGGCAGCCGGATCGCGCGCAAGCGTCCGGGCGAAAGAGACCGGGGCGGTCTTCGAGGCGCGGCAGCTGCTGGAGCAGCACGACCGCGAGACTGCCGAGAAGTCGAAAGTCGAGGGGGTGCCCCTGATCGTCTCAGGCGCCACCGACTGGACCGATGTTGATGTGATCTTCAACACGCTCGACAAGGTTCGCGAACGGATCAAGCAGAACCGCAACCAGGAGATCTTCCTCTGCCACAAGGGTGGCAAGCACGGGGCGGAGATGATTGCGGCCCGGTGGGCCCGGGCACGCGGGGTCGCGCAGGCGCGCTTCGATCCGCGCTGGTCCGCGCACGGGCGGGCGGCACCGTTCAAGTGCAACGACGAAATGCTGGACGACAAGTTCGCGGCGACGGGGGTTGTACTCTTCGGCGGCAACGGGGTCGCGCTGAACCTCGGGCAGAAGGCGGAAGCGAAAGGTCTGACGGTCATGCGGGTTGCGGACCCGGCGAAGAAGGCTGCGCAGGATTGA
- a CDS encoding helix-turn-helix domain-containing protein — MSRSKRLTDADRMEIVREAAEGVSTSVLAERFGVSVRAIQYTLKADAERQTDAAIPVSAVSVKVTAAELEALDAVLAKAGIESRAEGLRRLIQAAGGVFVPDAQMAAEMARYRASLHEVGNGVAQIAKQMTQANRQGQGANGGMSAEFTELRLAQMRGLARFILDSADEIDLLLRRRRDAMQLQATAALREFAHAAE; from the coding sequence ATGTCGCGCTCAAAACGTCTCACAGATGCGGACCGCATGGAGATCGTTCGCGAAGCTGCGGAAGGCGTTTCCACTTCAGTGCTGGCGGAACGGTTTGGCGTTTCGGTGCGGGCGATCCAGTACACGCTCAAAGCCGATGCCGAGCGCCAGACGGATGCCGCAATTCCGGTCTCAGCGGTCAGTGTGAAGGTCACGGCTGCGGAGCTTGAGGCGCTCGACGCGGTGCTGGCGAAGGCGGGGATCGAAAGCCGGGCCGAGGGGCTGCGGCGGCTCATTCAGGCGGCAGGCGGGGTGTTCGTTCCGGACGCGCAGATGGCAGCTGAGATGGCGCGCTACCGCGCCTCGCTGCACGAGGTCGGCAATGGGGTCGCGCAGATCGCCAAACAGATGACGCAGGCCAATCGGCAGGGGCAGGGGGCGAATGGCGGCATGAGTGCCGAGTTCACCGAACTGCGCCTCGCGCAGATGCGCGGGCTGGCGCGGTTCATCCTAGACAGCGCTGATGAGATCGACCTGCTCCTGCGCCGCCGTCGGGATGCGATGCAGCTGCAGGCCACGGCCGCGCTGAGGGAGTTTGCGCATGCAGCTGAATGA
- a CDS encoding relaxase/mobilization nuclease domain-containing protein yields the protein MQLNDAVHAVTGEVFRDGWSRVRGSMQGLHVAKQTQLVRAAAGHRPAVFKAIRGGGTHTKSQLANQLDYLTTKSTHIVDSSGFLDGKTKLEAGDIKDLTERFAKRWDAGFKPKLGQTTHMLMSFPIGTRGEDVRDIATDVAERFFQTDAGHFDYIIAVHEDRDHPHAHLVLNRRSQEGEFFFLGRNHRFNYDDFRLAMVEEAEKYGVRLEATRRVDRGVVHYPARTSEVYAAKEEGRAPRERERVGADLTRTLAEIANTRTVYHSLAAEASREAREDIAAALFRAGEVLAHGGQVDRTGDVYMAEDQSFEDLRSLYAEKLARVQGMIAEKSDAERPMLEKRLIEIQTQVQHMQPLGLRSSTLSETPSEGGIYSEANIDASQRERLAEPDLRSRIDAALRGTGISTSEVVARIETGASSAALEHQWIADDLAKVAEARDLNLERRADLEQARDILNDVHVALGTLLERENVLRRDGVMEAEAVSERFHYHRDAVQAMEGTIRQEMRVDGLTAQQIEDRDWEVVSRAERRIETEQRAYLAAHPDLLARPGDVIDRSEPYRETITDAARASEITREVDRIMEVRDVRTPVADAVTDEFRERYPDMPSHLARGLGATYAAVVEIRDTEAINQVRRETELREGLGSGTRDEALAARGETTAQSNHTDRLADEITRVLDHERAGELSAPFETEAERDAFRGEIARVLDGRQLGRLTSGDADALDKVLEDRLDRLYVAKVYLQSDAATASTEALRQVVDELADAEYEKHRATDVDGETERGQVH from the coding sequence ATGCAGCTGAATGATGCCGTCCATGCCGTCACGGGCGAGGTGTTTCGGGATGGCTGGAGCCGCGTCCGGGGCTCAATGCAGGGGCTGCACGTGGCCAAGCAGACCCAGCTTGTGCGCGCGGCAGCAGGCCACCGGCCAGCGGTCTTCAAGGCGATCCGGGGCGGGGGAACGCATACCAAATCGCAGCTCGCAAACCAGCTCGATTACCTCACCACCAAGTCCACCCATATCGTGGACAGTAGCGGGTTCCTGGATGGCAAGACGAAGCTCGAGGCGGGTGACATCAAGGATCTGACCGAGCGCTTTGCCAAGCGGTGGGATGCGGGCTTCAAGCCCAAGCTTGGGCAGACCACCCACATGCTCATGTCCTTCCCCATCGGCACGCGCGGGGAGGATGTGCGCGACATCGCGACGGATGTGGCCGAGCGGTTCTTCCAGACCGACGCGGGGCATTTCGACTACATCATCGCGGTGCATGAGGACCGCGATCACCCGCATGCGCATCTGGTGCTGAACCGCCGCTCGCAGGAAGGCGAGTTCTTCTTTCTGGGGCGCAACCACCGCTTCAACTATGACGACTTCCGCCTCGCCATGGTCGAGGAGGCCGAGAAGTATGGTGTACGGCTGGAGGCCACGCGGCGGGTGGATCGCGGCGTCGTGCATTACCCAGCCCGCACCAGCGAGGTCTACGCCGCGAAAGAAGAGGGGCGGGCACCCCGCGAGCGGGAACGTGTGGGGGCCGACCTGACCCGGACTCTGGCGGAGATCGCCAACACCAGAACCGTGTACCATTCGCTTGCCGCAGAGGCCTCCCGGGAGGCCCGGGAAGACATCGCCGCAGCACTCTTCCGCGCGGGCGAGGTGTTGGCGCATGGCGGGCAGGTGGACCGAACAGGAGATGTGTATATGGCCGAGGATCAAAGTTTCGAGGATCTCAGAAGCCTCTATGCGGAGAAGCTCGCGCGGGTGCAGGGCATGATCGCCGAGAAGTCTGACGCGGAACGTCCCATGCTGGAAAAACGTCTCATCGAGATCCAGACGCAGGTCCAGCACATGCAGCCTCTCGGATTGCGTTCATCCACGCTGTCAGAGACCCCGTCGGAGGGCGGGATCTATTCCGAAGCCAATATCGACGCCAGCCAGCGCGAGCGTCTGGCCGAGCCCGACCTGAGATCGCGCATTGACGCGGCACTACGCGGCACCGGGATCAGCACATCGGAAGTGGTGGCCCGGATCGAAACCGGGGCCTCGAGCGCCGCGCTGGAGCATCAATGGATCGCAGATGATCTCGCCAAGGTGGCCGAGGCGCGGGATCTGAACCTCGAACGCCGCGCTGATCTGGAACAGGCGCGCGACATTCTCAACGATGTGCATGTCGCGCTTGGCACGCTGCTGGAACGGGAGAACGTGCTGCGCCGGGATGGTGTCATGGAAGCGGAAGCGGTCAGCGAGCGGTTCCATTATCACCGGGACGCGGTGCAGGCGATGGAAGGGACAATCCGTCAGGAGATGCGCGTAGACGGCCTGACCGCGCAGCAGATCGAGGACCGGGACTGGGAGGTTGTCTCACGGGCGGAGCGCCGGATCGAGACGGAGCAGCGCGCGTATCTCGCGGCACACCCGGACTTGCTCGCACGCCCTGGCGATGTGATCGACCGGTCTGAGCCCTACAGGGAGACCATCACCGATGCGGCCCGCGCCAGCGAGATCACCCGCGAGGTCGACCGGATCATGGAGGTACGCGACGTCCGCACGCCCGTTGCAGATGCTGTCACAGATGAATTCAGGGAGCGCTATCCGGACATGCCGTCCCACCTCGCCCGCGGGCTTGGCGCGACCTATGCGGCCGTCGTCGAGATCCGCGACACGGAGGCCATCAACCAGGTCCGCCGCGAAACCGAGTTGCGCGAGGGGCTTGGGTCTGGCACGCGCGACGAAGCTCTCGCCGCCCGCGGTGAAACGACGGCGCAGTCTAACCATACCGACCGCCTTGCAGACGAGATTACGCGTGTTCTGGATCATGAGCGGGCCGGGGAGCTGTCCGCGCCCTTCGAGACCGAGGCGGAACGGGACGCCTTCCGCGGCGAGATCGCGCGGGTGCTGGATGGCCGCCAATTGGGCCGGCTCACATCCGGCGATGCCGATGCGCTGGACAAGGTTCTCGAGGACCGCCTCGACCGGCTCTATGTCGCCAAGGTCTACCTGCAATCGGATGCAGCGACGGCCAGCACGGAGGCCTTGCGCCAGGTGGTCGATGAACTGGCCGATGCTGAGTATGAAAAACACCGCGCCACAGACGTGGATGGCGAGACCGAGCGGGGTCAGGTCCATTGA
- a CDS encoding type IV secretory system conjugative DNA transfer family protein, giving the protein MGKARIATGVLLVTLVTAAMGYTIASAVLTYQDLGFGAEIDFAYIAQNYLAILDRRPEDAQLIHLIIGSFAAAGMMLSLALSGSALTRFGQTHWQTAREMKSNGFFGAPGTGFILGKLGTPGSRAKYICSKVFPHALIVAPTGRGKTTGFVIPNLLTWQGSAVTLDVKGECFEATARHRAAQGDKVYRFAPTDWEGKRTHRYNPLLRIYQLKDPARQQMELQLLATLFLQSDNDRVQGLLKGGIDLFVAAGLLAFQRKRPTLGEIYRIAASGGNKQKEYFARGHEVENRAAKLIFTRLASTNNDTLTSYVSLLMTSGLDQWQNPAIDEATSVSDFDFRTIRRKPFSVYLVVQPLMVKPLAPLIRLFFSDLLSAMQEKDPGPDEPWPVMIMLDEFNRLGKMPIVVESIETLRTYRGHLAVVTQTIPALDEIYGENTRRALQGNAGVKLYLTPSDEKTVEELSKAVGKTTKTVVTRSQSIGKNPFEGRSQSTRTEESSLLPEDEARRLPLDEIVMVIDAQMPVRAKRIQYFDDRLFKAIHAAQTGDLPFPEPGGGGEQGNLPLSMRAMPMTPPSSGPRDSEADVERAREAVEGRPSGQPDAVSKKTAPVVQAVIAEEQRQMEMVFEGPVADAETVGVEDEAQMRSAVDGLDEMEAMLREGAHEKLVSR; this is encoded by the coding sequence ATGGGAAAAGCGCGGATCGCCACGGGTGTCTTGCTCGTGACGCTGGTGACCGCCGCTATGGGCTACACCATCGCCTCGGCGGTGCTGACCTACCAGGATCTGGGCTTCGGGGCGGAGATCGACTTTGCCTATATCGCGCAGAACTATCTGGCGATCCTCGATCGCCGCCCGGAGGACGCGCAACTCATCCACCTGATCATCGGCAGCTTTGCCGCCGCCGGCATGATGCTGAGCCTCGCCCTCTCGGGGTCTGCCCTCACACGGTTTGGCCAAACCCATTGGCAGACCGCGCGGGAGATGAAGTCCAATGGGTTCTTCGGCGCGCCCGGGACCGGGTTCATCCTCGGCAAGCTTGGGACGCCCGGCTCCCGCGCAAAATACATTTGCTCCAAGGTCTTCCCGCATGCGCTGATCGTGGCTCCCACGGGTCGCGGCAAGACCACGGGGTTTGTCATTCCGAACCTGCTGACCTGGCAAGGCTCCGCCGTGACGCTTGATGTAAAGGGCGAGTGTTTCGAGGCCACGGCCCGGCACCGCGCCGCCCAAGGTGACAAGGTTTACCGCTTTGCCCCCACCGATTGGGAGGGCAAGCGCACGCATCGCTACAACCCGCTCCTGCGCATCTATCAACTGAAAGATCCCGCGCGGCAGCAGATGGAATTGCAGCTCCTGGCGACGCTCTTCCTGCAGAGCGACAACGACCGGGTGCAGGGGCTTCTGAAAGGCGGGATCGATCTCTTCGTGGCGGCGGGGCTTCTGGCTTTCCAGCGCAAGCGCCCGACCCTGGGCGAAATCTACCGCATTGCCGCGTCGGGCGGGAACAAGCAGAAGGAGTATTTCGCGCGTGGCCACGAGGTGGAGAACAGAGCCGCGAAACTGATCTTCACGCGGCTCGCCTCGACCAACAACGACACCCTGACCTCCTATGTCTCGCTCTTGATGACCTCGGGGCTCGATCAATGGCAGAACCCGGCCATCGATGAGGCGACGTCTGTCTCGGATTTTGACTTCCGCACGATCCGCAGGAAGCCCTTTTCGGTCTATCTCGTCGTCCAGCCACTCATGGTGAAGCCTCTGGCACCCCTGATCCGGCTCTTCTTCTCCGATCTCCTCTCGGCCATGCAGGAAAAAGACCCAGGGCCAGACGAGCCTTGGCCCGTGATGATCATGCTCGATGAGTTCAATCGCTTGGGCAAGATGCCCATCGTGGTCGAAAGCATCGAGACCCTGCGGACCTACCGCGGTCATCTGGCCGTGGTCACGCAGACCATTCCCGCCCTCGATGAAATCTATGGCGAGAACACCCGCCGTGCGCTGCAGGGCAACGCAGGCGTGAAACTCTACCTGACGCCCTCGGATGAAAAGACCGTCGAGGAGCTGAGCAAGGCGGTCGGCAAGACCACCAAGACTGTCGTCACGCGCTCACAGTCCATCGGCAAGAACCCCTTCGAGGGCCGCAGCCAATCCACACGGACCGAAGAGAGCTCTCTGCTCCCCGAAGATGAGGCGCGCCGCCTGCCACTCGACGAGATTGTCATGGTCATCGATGCCCAAATGCCGGTCCGTGCGAAGCGGATCCAGTATTTCGACGATCGGCTGTTCAAGGCGATCCACGCGGCGCAGACGGGCGATTTGCCGTTTCCGGAGCCGGGGGGAGGGGGGGAGCAGGGCAATCTACCGTTGAGTATGCGCGCCATGCCGATGACACCGCCGTCAAGCGGGCCCCGTGATTCTGAAGCTGATGTGGAGCGGGCACGCGAGGCTGTTGAAGGTCGACCGTCTGGCCAACCCGACGCCGTCTCAAAGAAGACCGCGCCCGTCGTTCAAGCTGTCATTGCAGAGGAACAGCGGCAAATGGAGATGGTTTTTGAGGGCCCGGTCGCGGATGCCGAGACAGTGGGCGTAGAAGATGAGGCGCAGATGCGTTCCGCCGTCGATGGCTTGGACGAGATGGAAGCGATGTTGCGAGAGGGGGCTCACGAAAAGCTGGTTTCTCGATAG
- a CDS encoding DEAD/DEAH box helicase translates to MSSSISDRFEFDESAVSIGDEPTLKGTLWRVYDKTNGHAERLLRTWRKTGTDIDDELRSLWRYEMRQVRRLTRYRDASDLIVDVLEELEDDEEFALVLAARGDPISERGKGRRSRESPIGRQRILVWRNISRLVRALGILHDQAIVHGDLSQDCIFSEGGDEPDFRLGGFEWSVRLNADDQSRAIRSTRRPTKTFSFRADWAQLGKIAADLLGSEQSDTAISNLTSKEQRVLRLLTVPRPNQPLDAKTVAREIETVVLDLLRLESGRQGQLILMPNPATLGPKLIEHLGTAIDPDNFSDHCEWLQADLQSDVRVAPRFDGGQSQQCEIVTSSFRYVVEPLRHAPDWRIGYLRALIPNDGRGTGAAEPRDLDSPIVVVPNRKEALDLSRKLGPSAIEWDQYSRPPDEDELPSANVLDALLSIEVIEAVASTLDAFPVAVVEDASDGQCVALQLVDDDEHQTLVEQVGLRPDSERLGDLLDSADDTPWRLSNSPKLGWSGLADIDIDFTHSDFAPSGEQIHFFDCHEIPTGKLFLKPPRDIRTESQVRRRLRNILLLEGRTDVTVGFDDPWLARRTRSASELEGEPDSDLDEPKRRALDLIANTEPYVYVVGPPGVGKTFLVSRAIKQILKSKPDARILVTAQGHEALKNIQDELRTVIPDDATIIRIGNDDERFADLDHEAQNVLSRLCKSEALQTRSFRKFQLSLKETLESTETAGNARHPAVSRIGDLILQSANVVVAGLNSLTISDFAEDAEEFDWLIVEEAARALGPELAGALPLAPRKILIGDHNQLPPHKAEEIARRFEPTVAKKLLGMAEDRLSFSTDTDQILPLLRALLDDDERFQATISRANRLLEPFRTMVEEDERAIGQKGTKHGRISVTLTEQRRMNPAIAEIVSNVFYGGHLKTATSTGAREIPVKTSVNFPSEPIVVIDFPSLQSTDRIENYEKRQGKSLSNPSEADEVIRAVKCLEGGALDGKLPSLAVLSPYRGQVELISQRLLIEYPNSGGPKGFRPVRDDLGFVGTVDAFQGSEADVVLLSLVRNNARVGGGGLGFLRDRRRMNVAISRAKHKLVIVSSLTFMDLASKGINPKGDNPKWAFVRDLVNELRDRDKVLNGGVRILEPGKFG, encoded by the coding sequence TTGAGTAGTTCGATTAGTGATCGCTTTGAATTTGATGAATCTGCAGTCTCGATTGGTGACGAACCTACCCTGAAGGGTACCCTTTGGAGGGTCTACGATAAAACGAATGGGCATGCTGAACGTCTACTAAGAACTTGGCGGAAGACCGGAACTGACATCGACGACGAATTGCGGTCACTGTGGCGATACGAAATGCGGCAGGTGCGCCGTTTGACGCGGTACAGAGATGCGAGTGACCTAATTGTCGATGTTTTGGAAGAGTTGGAAGACGACGAAGAGTTTGCGCTCGTTTTGGCGGCTCGTGGCGATCCAATCTCGGAGAGGGGAAAGGGGCGACGTTCTCGCGAGAGTCCAATCGGGCGGCAAAGAATTCTTGTATGGCGTAACATTTCCCGTCTAGTTCGGGCTTTGGGAATTCTTCATGATCAGGCGATCGTGCATGGCGATTTGTCTCAGGACTGCATATTTTCAGAAGGTGGAGATGAGCCAGATTTTAGGCTTGGAGGATTTGAGTGGAGTGTCCGACTAAATGCGGACGACCAATCTCGAGCAATAAGATCGACACGGCGGCCAACCAAAACGTTCTCGTTTCGGGCCGATTGGGCCCAACTTGGAAAGATCGCGGCGGATTTGCTTGGTTCAGAACAATCAGACACGGCCATTTCGAATTTGACTTCCAAAGAACAACGGGTCTTGAGGTTGTTGACAGTGCCGCGGCCCAATCAACCGCTGGACGCCAAAACCGTGGCACGAGAAATCGAAACAGTTGTTTTGGATCTCCTCCGTTTAGAAAGTGGGCGGCAAGGGCAGCTGATATTGATGCCAAACCCAGCGACTTTGGGACCCAAGCTGATTGAGCATCTTGGCACTGCAATTGACCCCGACAACTTCTCAGATCACTGCGAGTGGCTTCAGGCTGATTTGCAGTCTGACGTTCGGGTTGCTCCTCGGTTCGACGGGGGGCAAAGTCAACAATGCGAAATTGTAACAAGTTCTTTTCGGTATGTAGTGGAACCACTTCGACATGCTCCGGATTGGCGCATTGGATATCTACGGGCGCTTATTCCGAATGATGGTAGGGGTACAGGAGCTGCCGAGCCCAGAGATCTTGACTCTCCAATTGTTGTGGTTCCGAATAGGAAAGAAGCCCTTGATTTATCGAGAAAGCTTGGGCCCTCGGCCATCGAGTGGGATCAATATTCGCGTCCCCCAGACGAAGACGAACTACCATCAGCTAATGTTTTAGACGCGCTCCTTTCCATCGAGGTGATTGAAGCAGTTGCTTCTACTCTGGATGCCTTTCCAGTGGCGGTCGTTGAAGACGCGTCTGACGGTCAATGCGTTGCGCTTCAACTTGTAGATGATGATGAGCACCAAACTTTGGTCGAGCAAGTGGGCTTGCGGCCGGACTCGGAGCGTCTCGGAGACCTATTGGATAGCGCCGACGACACTCCTTGGCGTTTGTCAAATTCTCCAAAACTCGGTTGGAGTGGTTTAGCAGACATTGATATTGATTTTACTCATTCTGATTTCGCTCCAAGTGGTGAACAGATTCATTTTTTTGATTGTCATGAAATTCCGACTGGCAAGCTCTTCCTCAAACCCCCGCGTGACATTAGAACTGAGAGCCAAGTTCGAAGACGCTTAAGAAATATCCTACTGCTTGAAGGGCGAACCGACGTTACGGTTGGATTTGATGACCCGTGGCTAGCTCGGCGGACACGATCCGCGAGCGAACTGGAAGGTGAGCCTGACAGCGATCTTGATGAACCAAAACGTCGCGCCTTGGACCTAATCGCCAATACGGAACCTTACGTATATGTGGTTGGCCCGCCAGGAGTGGGAAAGACTTTTCTCGTGTCTCGGGCGATCAAGCAGATACTAAAAAGCAAACCCGATGCGCGAATACTCGTTACCGCTCAAGGTCATGAAGCACTGAAGAATATTCAAGACGAGCTTAGAACGGTGATTCCTGACGATGCTACAATAATTAGAATTGGAAATGACGACGAGCGCTTCGCGGACCTAGACCATGAAGCTCAAAATGTTCTGTCGAGGTTGTGTAAGAGCGAAGCGCTCCAGACTCGTAGTTTTAGAAAGTTTCAGCTGTCTCTAAAGGAGACGCTAGAATCTACCGAAACGGCTGGAAACGCACGACACCCAGCGGTTTCACGAATTGGAGATCTAATTCTGCAGTCGGCGAACGTAGTGGTCGCAGGATTAAATTCTTTGACGATCAGTGATTTCGCAGAAGACGCAGAAGAATTTGACTGGTTGATCGTCGAAGAGGCCGCACGGGCGCTAGGGCCAGAGTTGGCAGGCGCGCTGCCGCTCGCTCCAAGAAAGATTTTGATTGGTGACCACAATCAGCTTCCTCCGCACAAAGCTGAAGAAATAGCGCGACGCTTTGAGCCAACGGTTGCAAAGAAGCTGCTGGGGATGGCCGAAGACAGATTGAGTTTCTCTACCGATACAGACCAGATTTTGCCACTCTTACGGGCACTTCTTGATGATGATGAGCGTTTCCAGGCAACAATCAGTCGAGCAAATCGGTTGCTAGAACCGTTTCGAACGATGGTTGAGGAGGACGAAAGGGCTATCGGGCAAAAGGGCACAAAACACGGGCGGATTTCTGTTACTCTCACTGAACAACGTAGAATGAACCCTGCAATAGCAGAGATTGTATCTAACGTGTTTTATGGTGGACATCTCAAAACGGCTACGTCGACTGGAGCCCGAGAGATACCCGTCAAAACCAGCGTTAATTTCCCTTCGGAACCGATAGTTGTCATCGACTTCCCTAGCCTGCAGAGCACGGATCGCATAGAAAACTACGAGAAGCGTCAGGGCAAGTCGCTGTCCAATCCAAGTGAAGCCGATGAAGTAATTCGGGCGGTCAAATGCCTCGAAGGAGGCGCTCTAGACGGGAAATTGCCATCGTTGGCAGTACTTTCACCATACAGAGGTCAGGTGGAATTGATTAGTCAACGACTACTCATTGAATATCCCAATAGCGGAGGGCCGAAGGGCTTTCGACCGGTTCGGGACGATTTGGGGTTTGTAGGGACTGTAGATGCCTTTCAGGGAAGTGAAGCTGATGTCGTTCTCCTGAGCTTAGTTCGTAACAATGCCCGAGTAGGTGGAGGCGGTCTCGGTTTTCTTCGAGACCGTCGACGGATGAACGTTGCGATCAGCCGCGCCAAACACAAGCTGGTTATCGTGAGCAGCTTGACCTTCATGGACCTCGCTTCGAAAGGAATAAATCCGAAAGGAGATAATCCTAAATGGGCATTTGTTCGGGACTTGGTAAACGAGCTGCGTGACAGAGATAAAGTATTGAACGGCGGAGTTCGTATTCTAGAACCGGGAAAATTTGGATAA
- a CDS encoding phospholipase D-like domain-containing protein — MTATMSRLMRAGLVELLIENEVGRFRATGLGADIIASGTEPRVEEEIRPRPINTVFLPLIDSIVRTSDVRFVPLKDSRLEGGLLVPPTSRLDTRGHYDTIFDRLTETVRLRPNEAVRSVDTNSIDVREGFVEVRHETLPNLPEKDAKAIAKIVNARRKGNDVKSLPRDKPDSMDFPELTVSWNVDDLVVGGSSQQALFEKVVNAATERIVVLSTFIDTGNVDKLWPTLERAAERGVSVDLVYGAAGDDAAKHGARAQELSMRAASSRYSKLIKIHKDSITSHTKFLIADDGMGSYVAILGSCNWLSTPFNAVEFSYIIRHPAFVAQVAAVFRRTSQGAKLSNDLVSFFGSLNRWGDATVSTSLSTENVGVKLKLVLANEHAAIIRRAATEAKKRLIIGSHRFGSTAEQAMLVAAANAAKNVEDMRVIYSMIRKPQFRSDVTALRKQYEPKGVKFVHLDPQKKRTPIHGKYLIWDKDNAVVTSLNWASATVSDEDQTSELGIHFKGPGVGEAILRKLEKEVPQIDGDFQTSAKRN, encoded by the coding sequence TTGACCGCAACCATGTCGCGCTTGATGCGCGCTGGCCTTGTGGAACTCTTGATCGAGAATGAAGTCGGTCGTTTTCGCGCGACTGGACTCGGGGCAGACATTATCGCCTCAGGGACAGAACCAAGGGTCGAAGAGGAAATTCGCCCCAGACCCATCAACACAGTATTTTTGCCGTTAATCGATAGTATAGTTCGTACAAGCGACGTTCGCTTTGTGCCGTTGAAGGACAGCCGACTAGAAGGTGGGTTGCTTGTTCCCCCGACAAGTAGATTGGACACTAGAGGCCACTACGACACGATTTTTGATCGGTTGACTGAAACTGTGAGGCTAAGACCAAACGAAGCTGTTCGGTCGGTAGATACAAATTCGATAGACGTTAGGGAGGGCTTTGTTGAGGTTCGCCATGAAACGCTACCAAACCTTCCGGAAAAAGATGCAAAGGCAATAGCCAAGATCGTCAACGCCCGTCGCAAGGGCAATGACGTAAAATCTCTGCCACGCGACAAGCCCGACAGTATGGATTTTCCTGAACTGACGGTGTCATGGAATGTGGATGACTTGGTCGTCGGCGGCAGCAGCCAACAGGCACTCTTTGAAAAGGTTGTTAATGCTGCGACCGAAAGAATAGTAGTTCTTTCAACTTTCATCGACACCGGCAACGTTGACAAACTTTGGCCTACACTTGAACGTGCCGCCGAGCGCGGTGTCAGCGTCGACTTGGTCTATGGGGCGGCCGGCGATGACGCTGCCAAGCACGGCGCCAGAGCACAAGAGCTCTCGATGCGGGCTGCCTCATCCCGTTACTCGAAACTCATAAAAATCCATAAGGATTCCATCACTTCCCACACAAAATTTTTGATCGCTGACGATGGCATGGGTAGCTACGTTGCTATCCTTGGATCCTGCAATTGGCTCTCAACCCCCTTCAACGCAGTTGAATTTTCATACATCATTAGGCATCCGGCTTTCGTTGCCCAAGTCGCTGCGGTGTTTCGGCGAACTTCGCAAGGGGCGAAACTCTCTAACGATCTTGTGTCATTTTTTGGATCGTTGAACCGCTGGGGTGACGCCACGGTATCTACCTCTCTTTCTACTGAAAACGTGGGTGTAAAGCTTAAACTCGTACTTGCGAATGAACATGCAGCAATAATTCGAAGAGCTGCCACAGAGGCAAAGAAACGTCTGATTATTGGCTCACACAGATTTGGTTCTACCGCCGAGCAAGCGATGCTAGTGGCGGCCGCCAATGCAGCCAAAAACGTTGAAGACATGCGCGTGATCTACAGCATGATCCGAAAACCGCAGTTTCGAAGCGACGTAACCGCACTTCGAAAACAGTACGAGCCAAAGGGTGTGAAATTTGTGCATTTGGATCCGCAAAAGAAGCGTACGCCCATCCACGGTAAGTACCTGATTTGGGATAAAGACAATGCAGTTGTCACGAGCCTCAATTGGGCTTCTGCCACGGTGAGTGATGAGGATCAAACATCTGAGCTCGGGATTCATTTCAAGGGTCCCGGAGTAGGCGAAGCAATCCTTCGAAAGTTGGAGAAAGAAGTTCCTCAAATTGATGGCGACTTTCAAACAAGTGCCAAGAGAAATTGA